From Callithrix jacchus isolate 240 chromosome 3, calJac240_pri, whole genome shotgun sequence, a single genomic window includes:
- the PPBP gene encoding platelet basic protein gives MSLRLDTIPSCKSARPFYALRLLLLLSLLLTTLASSSNGQTKRNLEKSKEESGDIDSYAELRCMCMKTTSGIHPRNIQSLEVIGKGIHCNKVEVIATLKDGRKICLDPDAPRIKKIVQKKLEGDESTD, from the exons ATGAGCCTCAGACTTGATACCATCCCTTCTTGTAAGAGTGCCAGGCCATTTTATGCCCTgcggctgctgctgcttctgtcaCTGCTGCTGACTACTCTGGCTTCCTCCAGCAATGGACAAACTAAGAGAAATTTAGAGAAAAGCAAAG AGGAAAGTGGAGATATTGACTCATATGCTGAACTGCGCTGCATGTGTATGAAGACAACCTCTGGAATACATCCCAGAAACATCCAAAGTTTAGAAGTGATTGGGAAAGGAATCCATTGCAACAAAGTGGAAGTGAT AGCCACACTGAAGGACGGGAGGAAAATCTGCCTGGACCCAGATGCTCCCAGAATCAAGAAAATTGTACAGAAAAAATTGGAAGGTGATGAATCCACTGACTAA
- the PF4 gene encoding platelet factor 4: MSSAAASCASRPGLLLLGLLLLAAVVAFASAEAEEGDGDLQCLCVKTTSQVRPRHITSLEVIKAGPHCPTAQLIAMLKNGRKICLDLKAPLYKKIVKKLLES, from the exons ATGAGCTCGGCTGCCGCGTCCTGCGCCTCCCGCCCGGGGCTGCTGCTCCTGGGGTTGCTGCTCCTGGCAGCTGTGGTCGCCTTCGCCAGCG CTGAAGCTGAAGAAGGAGATGGGGACCTGCAGTGCCTGTGTGTGAAGACCACCTCCCAGGTCCGTCCCAGGCACATCACCAGCCTGGAGGTGATCAAGGCCGGACCTCACTGCCCCACTGCCCAACTGAT AGCCATGCTGAAGAATGGGAGGAAAATTTGCTTGGACCTGAAAGCCCCACTGTACAAGAAAATAGTTAAGAAACTTTTGGAGAGTTAG